The window CGGAACTCGGTCTCGGCGATGCGCTTGTCGCCGCGCCCGGCGCGCGTGTCCTCGGCCGGTGCCTGGCCGGGCGCGTATTTGCCGGTCAACACGCCGCGTGCGATCGGGCTGTACGAGGTAACGCCGATGCCGTAGTGCTGGCAGGCCGGCAGGATCTCGACCTCGGGCATGCGGTTGAGCAGGTTGTAGTAGGGCTGGCAGACCACCGGGCCGGGCATGCCGAGCGCGGCCGCGATGCGCACCATCTCGGCAATGCGCCAGCCGCGGAAGTTCGACACGCCCCAGTAGCGGATCTTGCCCGCGCGCAGCATCGCGTCGAGCGCACGCAGCGGTTCTTCCAGGTCCATGCCGTTGTAGTCGCGGTGCATGTAGAGGATGTCCACATGGTCGGTCTGCAGGCGGCGCAGGCTGGCATCGACCTCGTTCAGCATCCAGCTGCGCGAATAGTGCGCCTGGTTCGGCCGATCGCCCATCTTGTTGCCGAGCTTGGTGGCCAGCACCCAGTCGTCGCGCTGGCCCTTGAGGATCGCGCCGACCATCTCTTCCGACGCGCCCTTGGTGTAGACGTCGGCGGTATCGATGTAATTGACGCCCTGCGCATGCGCATCGGCCACGATGGAGGCCGCCTCCGCATGGCCGGTCTGGTCGCCGAACATCATCGTGCCCAGGCACAGGGCCGAGACTTGCAGGTTGCTTTTGCCGAGTTGGCGGTAGTGCATGGGGGTCTCCTTGGATATCGTGTTGATCAATGCAGCAGGTTGGTGGCCAGGCCGAGCTTGAGCGCCGCGGCCTGCAATCGTTTGTCGAGGGTCCACAGCGTCGCGCCTGGCGTCAGCCGCGTGGATGCGAGCAAATGTGCGTCCACGTACCCGATGCCGATGCCGTGCAGCGCATGCGTGGAGATGAATCCCAGCACCTCTTTATCGGTCGCCGTGGCCGCTTGTGACAGATTCTGCAACGCTTCCAGAACCTGTGCTCGCTGCTGCAAGCTGCCCAAGGCAAGTTCGCCTATGACGAACGGATGGGTCAACACCTGGCCGCCGTTCAGACAATGGGTCAAGGTTTTATTGCCTCTTTGCAAATGGTCGACCCACACCGAGGTATCGACCAGGATCATGTTGTGGGTGATGGACGCCGAGCAACAGGCTCGAGGCTGGGTTCGGAGCCGCCGAGCAGCGCCAGGCGGCGAGCACTTTCGCGCTCGATCAAGGCTTTCAGCGCTTCGCGCACCAGCGCCGATTTTTCTTTCAGGCCGGTGAAACGTTCGGCGGTGGCCAGCAGATCGTCATCGAGAGCAAGGGTGGTTCGCATGTTGATAACTCCCGGATAGTGGCGAGACAGGCACGAATTATGACATCAATCGATGATCTATATGTGCCAGTGGTCAGGAATAAGCCGTGGCATTCATCGCCTTGGTACAGTCTGCCTCTCCAATACAAACAGGTACCCCGATGGCACGAACCAACGAATGGGCGGGCAAGGTGATGGCGCTGGTCAAGAGCGGCAACACGGCCGCGGCCATTGCCCAGATCAAGGTCGCGCCGAGCGTGAAGGACCTGCGGGCGTTCCAGACGGCCCTGGTCGTCGGCAAGCTCTCCGGTAAATGGCGCGACCTGGATGCCGCCGTGAATGAAAACCTCGCCCTGCTGGCCGCGCCGCGGCTGCACCGCTCGCCCTGAGCCTTCTGAACGCCCTACCGAATCCATCCATGCCTTTTTCCTCCCTTGGTCTCTCCCCTGCCCTGGTTCACGCCGTCGGCGAACTCGGCTATGCCGCGCCCACGCCGGTGCAGGCAGAGGCCATCCCCGCCGTGCTGCGCGGCGCCGACCTGCTCGGCTCGGCGCAGACCGGCTCGGGCAAGACCGCCGCCTTCGCCCTGCCCCTGCTGCACAGACTGCAGGAAGGTGCGCGCCACACGCCCCGGCGCGTGCGGGCCCTGGTGCTCGTGCCCACGCGCGAACTCGCGGCGCAGGTCGGCGAAGTGCTGCGCAGCCTGGCGCAACACCTGCCGCAGCCGCCCAAGGTGGCCGTGGTGTTCGGTGGCGTGTCGATCAATCCGCAGATGATGGGCCTGCGCGGCGGCGCCGACGTGGTCGTGGCCACGCCCGGCCGGCTGCTCGATCTGGTGGAACACAACGCGCTCAAGCTGTCGGCCGTGGAAATGCTGGTGCTCGACGAAGCCGACCGGCTGCTCGACCTGGGCTTTGCCGAGGAGCTCAAACGTGTACTGGCCTTGCTGCCGCCTGCGCGGCAGAACCTGTTCTTCTCGGCGACATTCCCGGCCGACGTGCAGGCGCTGGCCGAAGGCCTTTTGCGCGACCCGGTGCGTGTGGAAATCGAGGCTACGCAGACGAATGAACCGGCCATCCTTCAGCGCGTGATCCAGGTCGACGAGAAGCGCCGCACCGAGCTGCTGCGCCACCTGATCACCGAACAGGGCTGGGAACGTGTGCTGGTCTTCGTCGCCACGCAATACGCCACCGAACACGTGGCCTGGAAGCTGCACAAGAACGGCATCTTCGCCACGCCCTTCCACGGCGGCCTGAGCCAGGGCGCGCGCAACACCGTGCTGCAGGAATTCAAGGACGAACGCTGGGACGTGGTGGTGACCACCGACCTGGCCTCGCGCGGCATCGACATCGCGCAGCTGCCGGTCGTGGTGAACTACGACCTGCCGCGTTCGGCCGTGGACTACGTGCACCGCATCGGCCGCACCGGCCGGGCAGGCGAAAGCGGTCTGGCGGTGAGCTTCGTCACGGCCGACACCGAGGCCCATTTCGCGCTCATCGAAAAACGCCAAAACCTGAGCCTGCCGCGCGAGCGGATCGCGGGTTTCGAGCCGGTGGACGTGGCCACGCCGGTGAAAGACATGGCCGCCGTGCCCGGCACCGGCGGCATCAAGGGCAAGCGCCCGAGCAAGAAGGACAAGCTGCGTGCGGCGGCCGCGGCCGGCCCCGTTCCACCCGAATCAGAGTGAATCGATGGTCAGCTTCTGCGCGCGCACCACATTGCGCCAGGCGCGGTAGTCGGCCTCGATGAAGGCGCCCAGCAGCGCCGGGGAGCCGGGCGCGGCCTCGATCGCGTCGAGCTTGAAGCGCGCCGTCACCTCGGGCAGCGCCACGGCCTTGTTGATCGCGGTATTGAGCAGCTGGATGACGGCCGGCGGCGTGCCGACCGGCGCCATCAACGCGAAGAAGTTGACCACGTCGATGCCGCCCAGGCCGGCTTCGGCCATGCTCGGCACATCGGGCAGGGCCGCCGAACGTTTCGCGCTGGTCACGGCCAATGCGCGCACCCGGCCATCCTTGATGAACGGCAGCAGCGCGGGGATGGTGCCCGTCACCAGCTGGATATGGCCGGCGATCATGTCCATCGTGGCCGGCGCCACCCCGCGGTAGGGAATGTGGGTGATGTAGGTACCGGTGCGCGACTTCAGCAGTTCGAGCACCAGGTGGTTCACGCCACCCGCGCCGGCCGAGCCGTAGTTCAGGTCGCCCGGTTTCTGCCGCGCCAGCGCGACCATTTCCTTCATGTTGTGCGCCGGGCTGGCGGCGTTCGTCGCCCAGACCAACGGGCCGCTGGCGATCATGCCCACCGGGGCGAACTGGTGCAGCGGATCGTAGTTGGCATTCGGCAGCGAGGCGGCGACGGTGGTGAACGGCGACGCCACCAGCAGCAGGGTGTAACCGTCCGGCGCGGCCTGGGCCACGGCCTGCGCGCCGATCGCACCGGACGCGCCGGCGCGGTTTTCCACCACGAAGCTCGCCCCCATCACCTCGCCCATCTTCTGCGCCATGAGCCGCGCCACGGCGTCGGTGCCGGCCCCCGGCGCGAAGGGCACGATGATCTTGATCGGCCGCTCGGGGAAATTCTGGGCTGACGCCTTGTTCGCTACAAAAGGAAGAGCAGCCAGCGCAAGCGTGGAAAGCGCTTGGCGCCGATTTGATTTGTAATTCATGAAGCAATAAACCTGACGTGATGGCCGGATTTTGTGGCAATCACGTGGCAGATCGATGACAACGGTGGCTCAGCTCCCGCGGTACGTCGAATAGGCCCAGGGACTCACCAACAGCGGCACGTGGTAGTGCTGGTCGGTGTGCGCCACGCCGAAATCGAGGCTCACCTTGTTCAGGAAATTGGGCTCGGGCAACACCACGCCGCGCGACTTGAAGTAGCCGGCCACGTCGAACACCAGCCGGTAGGTGCCGGCCTTGAGCGTGTGGTTGTCGTACAGCGGGCCGTCGCTGCGTCCATCTGCGTTCAGCACGAAACGCTTCACCAGCGTCGCCTGTTCGCCGTCCGTTGTGTAGAGCGCGACGGCCATGCCCGCGGCCGGGGTGCCATGCATGGTATCCAAAACGTGTGTGCTTAATCCCATGGAAGCCCTTCAACAAAATGGTGCGGATTTACGAAACAAGCGTGTATACAGTGACAGGATTTGACGTATGATAGCGGCATGGAATCTTCACTCAACACCAATACCAACACCATCGTTGATGCCCTGACCAAGGCGATTGTGGAGCATCGCCTGCATCCGGGCACCAAGTTGGCCGAACAGAAACTGGCCGATCACTTCGGCGTGTCGAGGACGCTGGTGCGCCAGGCGCTGTTCCAGCTGTCGCAGAACCGGCTGATCCGGCTCGAGCCCGCGCGCGGCGCCTTCGTGGCCGCGCCCTCGGTGTCCGAGGCGCGCCAGGTGTTCGCGGTGCGGCGCATGCTCGAGGCCGAGATGACGCGCGCCTTCGTGCGCGAGGCCACGCCGGCCAAGATCAAGGCGCTGAAGGACCACCTGGCGCAGGAAAAGGTGGTGCTCAAGGACAAGGACCTGGTCAACCGCACCGAGGTGCTGGGTGACTTCCATGTGCGCATGGCGCAGTTGCTCGAAAACGAAGTGCTCGTGCAGATGATGGTCGAGCTGCTGTCGCGTTGCTCGCTGATCACCCTGATGTACCAGACCGAAAACTCGGTCGAACACAACGGCGACCATGACGAACTCATCAAGGCTATTGCCGCCAAGGACGAGGCCCTGGCCGTGCGCCTGATGGAGGAGCACCTGCGCGCCATCGAGGCCAGCCTGACTTTCGACCGGAAGATTCCGAGCAACGACATCGCCATGGCGCTGGCTTAGCACCCCCCCAGGTTGGCGCACTTCGTGTCGCCGCCCACCCCCTACAGGGGGCGACACTGGCGGCCCGGCAAAGCCGGTTCCGCGGTGTCCTGGAATAAGGCAGGCTTGTCTGCCGCGTGCGATGTGTGCATTGAACGCGGATTGGCGCTAATGTTGCTTGCATTTTGAAGACCGAACCATGACCTCAGCCGAAAACACCACCGTTCCCTACGACCGCGACCTCAAGGGTTATGGCCGTGACGTGCCGCATGCGCAGTGGCCGAACCAGGCCCGGATCGCCGTGCAGTTCGTGCTCAACTACGAGGAAGGCGGCGAGAACAATGTCCTGCATGGCGACCCGGCGTCGGAGACTTTTCTCTCCGAGCTGATCACCGCGCAGGCCTTCGAGAACCGCCACATGACCATGGAGTCAATGTACGAATACGGTTCGCGCGCCGGTGTGTGGCGCATCCTGCGCGAATTTGAGAAGCGTGGCCTGCCGTTGACGATCTTCGGCGTGTCGATGGCGCTCGAGCGTTATCCCGAGCTGACCCAGGCCTTCGTCGACCTGGGCCACGAGATCGCCTGCCACGGCTGGCGCTGGATCCATTACCAGAACCTGCCCGAGAAGACCGAGCGCCGCCACATGGAGATCGGCAGCCACATCATTCGCGACATGACCGGCGGCCAATGGCCGGTGGGCTGGTACACCGGCCGCGACAGCCCGAACACGCGCCGCCTGCTGGCCGACATGGGCGGCTACGAGTACGACAGCGACTACTACGGCGACGACCTGCCGTTCTGGAGTGAAGTCACCAAGTCCGACGGCAGCAAGACGCCGCACCTGGTCGTGCCCTACTCGCTCGACACCAACGACATGCGCTTCGTGCAGACCCAGGGCTTCAACACCGGCGAACACTTCCTGCAGTACCTGAAGGACACCTTCGACGTGTTGTACGCCGAGGGCGACCCCACCGGGCTGGACCGGCCGAAGATGATGAGCATCGGCATGCATTGCCGCGTGCTCGGCAAGCCGGGCCGCTTCGGCGCGCTGCAGAAATTC of the Rhodoferax koreense genome contains:
- a CDS encoding aldo/keto reductase, producing the protein MHYRQLGKSNLQVSALCLGTMMFGDQTGHAEAASIVADAHAQGVNYIDTADVYTKGASEEMVGAILKGQRDDWVLATKLGNKMGDRPNQAHYSRSWMLNEVDASLRRLQTDHVDILYMHRDYNGMDLEEPLRALDAMLRAGKIRYWGVSNFRGWRIAEMVRIAAALGMPGPVVCQPYYNLLNRMPEVEILPACQHYGIGVTSYSPIARGVLTGKYAPGQAPAEDTRAGRGDKRIAETEFREESLVIAQKLKAHAEARGITLAQFATAWVLAHQAVSAVIAGPRTLKQWQDYAPALAYQLTAEDEALVDSFVPAGHPSTPGFTDPQYPLNPRMKA
- a CDS encoding tripartite tricarboxylate transporter substrate binding protein, whose product is MNYKSNRRQALSTLALAALPFVANKASAQNFPERPIKIIVPFAPGAGTDAVARLMAQKMGEVMGASFVVENRAGASGAIGAQAVAQAAPDGYTLLLVASPFTTVAASLPNANYDPLHQFAPVGMIASGPLVWATNAASPAHNMKEMVALARQKPGDLNYGSAGAGGVNHLVLELLKSRTGTYITHIPYRGVAPATMDMIAGHIQLVTGTIPALLPFIKDGRVRALAVTSAKRSAALPDVPSMAEAGLGGIDVVNFFALMAPVGTPPAVIQLLNTAINKAVALPEVTARFKLDAIEAAPGSPALLGAFIEADYRAWRNVVRAQKLTIDSL
- the uraH gene encoding hydroxyisourate hydrolase, whose product is MGLSTHVLDTMHGTPAAGMAVALYTTDGEQATLVKRFVLNADGRSDGPLYDNHTLKAGTYRLVFDVAGYFKSRGVVLPEPNFLNKVSLDFGVAHTDQHYHVPLLVSPWAYSTYRGS
- a CDS encoding type II toxin-antitoxin system VapC family toxin; amino-acid sequence: MILVDTSVWVDHLQRGNKTLTHCLNGGQVLTHPFVIGELALGSLQQRAQVLEALQNLSQAATATDKEVLGFISTHALHGIGIGYVDAHLLASTRLTPGATLWTLDKRLQAAALKLGLATNLLH
- the puuE gene encoding allantoinase PuuE → MTSAENTTVPYDRDLKGYGRDVPHAQWPNQARIAVQFVLNYEEGGENNVLHGDPASETFLSELITAQAFENRHMTMESMYEYGSRAGVWRILREFEKRGLPLTIFGVSMALERYPELTQAFVDLGHEIACHGWRWIHYQNLPEKTERRHMEIGSHIIRDMTGGQWPVGWYTGRDSPNTRRLLADMGGYEYDSDYYGDDLPFWSEVTKSDGSKTPHLVVPYSLDTNDMRFVQTQGFNTGEHFLQYLKDTFDVLYAEGDPTGLDRPKMMSIGMHCRVLGKPGRFGALQKFLDHVQSHEKVWICRRIDLARHWKDVHPYQAATSAAE
- a CDS encoding type II toxin-antitoxin system VapB family antitoxin, encoding MRTTLALDDDLLATAERFTGLKEKSALVREALKALIERESARRLALLGGSEPSLEPVARRPSPTT
- a CDS encoding GntR family transcriptional regulator; the encoded protein is MESSLNTNTNTIVDALTKAIVEHRLHPGTKLAEQKLADHFGVSRTLVRQALFQLSQNRLIRLEPARGAFVAAPSVSEARQVFAVRRMLEAEMTRAFVREATPAKIKALKDHLAQEKVVLKDKDLVNRTEVLGDFHVRMAQLLENEVLVQMMVELLSRCSLITLMYQTENSVEHNGDHDELIKAIAAKDEALAVRLMEEHLRAIEASLTFDRKIPSNDIAMALA
- a CDS encoding DEAD/DEAH box helicase, which produces MPFSSLGLSPALVHAVGELGYAAPTPVQAEAIPAVLRGADLLGSAQTGSGKTAAFALPLLHRLQEGARHTPRRVRALVLVPTRELAAQVGEVLRSLAQHLPQPPKVAVVFGGVSINPQMMGLRGGADVVVATPGRLLDLVEHNALKLSAVEMLVLDEADRLLDLGFAEELKRVLALLPPARQNLFFSATFPADVQALAEGLLRDPVRVEIEATQTNEPAILQRVIQVDEKRRTELLRHLITEQGWERVLVFVATQYATEHVAWKLHKNGIFATPFHGGLSQGARNTVLQEFKDERWDVVVTTDLASRGIDIAQLPVVVNYDLPRSAVDYVHRIGRTGRAGESGLAVSFVTADTEAHFALIEKRQNLSLPRERIAGFEPVDVATPVKDMAAVPGTGGIKGKRPSKKDKLRAAAAAGPVPPESE